A segment of the Populus alba chromosome 9, ASM523922v2, whole genome shotgun sequence genome:
GACAGAGCCCAACAAGGACAGCTTGAAAAGCTTTTATTTTGCGAATATAACTCAATCCTACTCCCGCAAACACTACAAAGAAACCCCCCAAACGCTTGGCAGAGCAGACACTTACGTGAGAAATTTTGAGAGCGCTGCAAGGGCTGCCCCACCCTCACCGATCTGcaaacaaacataaattttcCTCCGAAGCGACACCGACAAGCTATAAAAGAATAATAGTAGGTAGCAATCTCCCTTCTTATTCCGCCCTGGACTGGCCGGCACGGGAAGACAAGATGATGCCAACAATAAGGCCATAAAGAGCCAACGCTTCGGCAAAGATGAGGATAAGAATCATTCCAACAAAAAGTTTAGGCTGTTGAGCATTAGCTCTgcgagagagaaaaaatgtatCAGTATGAATCGCAAGTCAAGAGATTCTTCTCCCTAAGTTGCATTCTTGCAAGTGCAAAAGATATTGCAACACAACGGAAAATTCTCCTGTGTAAGTACCATGCAGCCTCCATCAGAGATTTCTCATTTTGTCTTAATTTTACAGAAAAATACCAGACATTACAAAGTTTGCACAGCAAAACTAGACAACAAATCTATATAATTTAGAAACCATTGCATCATATCTAGGGGAAAACAGTTCAAAGTAAAAAACTAACAAACAAAATATGacactagtaaaaaaataaatacaggttgAGACACATTAACCATACCAATACTGCATTGGTTAATAACAAAAATCACATATCACATATACTCTACAAAAAGGGGACAGCGAGCATACCTGACACCAGCATCACCAACAATGCCAATGGCCATTCCAGCAGAAAGCCCGGCAAGGCCACAAGCAAGACCGGACGAGAGATGTGCATACCCGTCAAAAAGGTAATAAGACTTAGCCTTAGGGTTAATTCCGGTACTAATAATAACAGCAATAATCAACCCATAAATACCCAGCACACCAGCCATAACAACTGGAACAATCGACTTCATCACCAACTCAGGCCTCATAACTCCCATCGACGCCACACCAACTCCACTCTTAGCGGTTCCATAAGCTGCTCCCATACCTAAACAAACACCAAAACTCCAATATtacaccaaaaacaaaacacacagAAGCATTTCGATAATTCTTCCTAGAACTAAAATTTCTGCAGATCTAAGGAATTTGTTAAAAATCTAATCTTGATTAAGCAAAATGGTTCTATAACATTAAGATTAtcaaatcaaaatgatttttcccGGGTCATTAATAAATgtcaaattaatatcatttattgACAAGTAAGCTAATTGAAGATCAATATCAACGTAATTAACGCAAACCCATTATTAA
Coding sequences within it:
- the LOC118058980 gene encoding V-type proton ATPase subunit c1; amino-acid sequence: MDDCLPPVSSLNREREQRNSNFSKSYLQTSDLKRHCLRSSLSIMSTFSGDETAPFFGFLGAAAALVFSCMGAAYGTAKSGVGVASMGVMRPELVMKSIVPVVMAGVLGIYGLIIAVIISTGINPKAKSYYLFDGYAHLSSGLACGLAGLSAGMAIGIVGDAGVRANAQQPKLFVGMILILIFAEALALYGLIVGIILSSRAGQSRAE